The following are encoded together in the Solenopsis invicta isolate M01_SB chromosome 14, UNIL_Sinv_3.0, whole genome shotgun sequence genome:
- the LOC120359589 gene encoding uncharacterized protein LOC120359589, whose translation MSELEKLYYDPAHYAGFSAVENLTRAAKPNFTRNNVARWLESQDAYSLHRPLRRKFPRLHYNVTNIDDVWEGDLIEVRNLKSYNDGYSYILVIIDVLSKFVWVEPLRDKTSVCVTKAFQRVLARSKGRIPIYLQTDKGKEFVGRATQKFLEENDIRFRVTRNPDIKAAVVERFNRTLKERMWRYFTHKNTRRYIDVLQDIVRAYNHTRHSVTKMQPAVVTRENARIARENITRRWKDVNKIKNAKYHAGDLVRVSRAKGTFEKGYEANWTEEIFRIHRVLEWRKPRVYELSDLTGEVIDGIFYEQELARIEKNLQEEEFIVDRVIRSKGRGANKQLLVSWRGYPSKFDSWIPASSLSNLRDDGNGPISHESSKQ comes from the coding sequence ATGTcggaacttgaaaaattatactaCGATCCCGCGCATTATGCCGGCTTCTCAGCAGTGGAAAATCTGACACGTGCCGCTAAGCCGAATTTCACACGTAACAATGTCGCTCGCTGGCTGGAATCACAAGATGCGTACTCGCTGCACCGTCCACTGCGCCGAAAGTTTCCTCGACTGCATTACAACGTAACGAATATCGACGATGTGTGGGAGGGCGATTTGATTGAGGTGCGAAatcttaaaagttataatgacGGATATTCTTATATTCTCGTGATTATCGATGTACTCAGTAAATTCGTTTGGGTGGAACCATTACGTGACAAAACGAGCGTATGCGTGACAAAAGCTTTTCAGCGTGTACTCGCGAGAAGCAAAGGACGAATACCTATATACTTGCAAACTGACAAGGGTAAAGAATTTGTCGGGCGTGCGacgcaaaaatttttggaagaaaaCGATATTCGTTTTAGAGTAACGCGCAATCCCGACATCAAAGCAGCCGTCGTCGAACGCTTTAACAGAACGTTAAAGGAACGAATGTGGCGGTATTTTACGCATAAAAATACGCGTCGATATATCGATGTTTTGCAGGATATTGTGCGTGCGTACAATCACACTCGTCATTCGGTCACCAAAATGCAACCAGCGGTTGTAACGAGAGAAAATGCTCGTATCGCGCGTGAAAATATAACTCGACGGTGGAAAGAcgttaacaaaattaagaatgctaAATACCATGCTGGCGATCTCGTCCGCGTCAGTAGAGCGAAAGGCACCTTCGAGAAAGGATACGAGGCGAATTGGACCGAGGAGATATTTCGAATTCATCGTGTTCTTGAATGGCGAAAACCTCGTGTGTACGAATTAAGCGATTTAACGGGGGAGGTCATAGACGGGATCTTTTACGAACAAGAATTAGCTCGAATCGAGAAAAACCTGCAGGAGGAAGAATTTATTGTGGATCGCGTGATAAGGAGTAAAGGACGTGGTGCTAATAAGCAACTGCTAGTTAGCTGGCGCGGATATCCTAGCAAATTCGACTCTTGGATCCCAGCTTCGAGTTTATCGAATCTCCGAGATGACGGCAACGGACCAATTTCACATGAATCTTCCAAGCAATAG
- the LOC120359502 gene encoding uncharacterized protein LOC120359502: MANQQASNNSAKRTGIPDISEMHNDERRSERFPMLLTTTYGLNNSHTKRILVGLQTTKKGIFEPVVKLSGSNADGVYFDAESWLQFQENMGVMSDYLNANNKFKPEPVVIKNISVIFTSSYGSKSLLLTYKEKEKSDSAENTNEEGEDSAPPMKKRKLYAVAIVMQKTTFLGLENVMKCVDAYLEHLKTLSNIVNECAHYLIKEIELKLPKSYVDRDIIKLTLKGNYSEIERDVRTQIKDLTFLDMYFNIIFLEITLLRFDEIVHIILSNHRS; this comes from the coding sequence atggcTAACCAGCAAGCTAGTAATAACTCTGCAAAGCGAACAGGGATTCCCGATATCAGCGAGATGCATAACGACGAGAGGAGAAGCGAACGCTTTCCCATGTTACTGACAACAACGTATGGACTCAACAATTCACATACGAAAAGGATACTCGTGGGACTGCAAACTACTAAAAAGGGAATCTTTGAGCCTGTAGTGAAATTAAGCGGGAGCAACGCTGACGGAGTATATTTTGATGCGGAATCGTGGCTGCAATTTCAAGAAAACATGGGAGTTATGAGCGACTACTTGAACGCGAATAACAAATTCAAACCGGAACctgtagtaataaaaaatatctcagtCATCTTTACCTCATCCTACGGGTCAAAGTCGCTATTGTTGACGTACAAGGAGAAAGAAAAGTCAGATTCTGCGGAAAATACCAACGAGGAGGGCGAAGATTCAGCACCACCGATGAAGAAACGGAAACTCTATGCCGTAGCAATCGTGATGCAGAAAACTACCTTCCTGGGCTTGGAGAACGTAATGAAGTGCGTGGAtgcttatttagaacatttaaaaactttaagcaATATCGTCAACGAGTGCGCTCactatttaatcaaagaaatagaattgaaaCTACCGAAAAGTTACGTAGATCGCGATATTATAAAACTAACGTTAAAAGGAAACTATAGTGAAATCGAACGCGATGTACGTACTCAAATTAAGGATTTAACTTTTCTTGATatgtactttaatataatatttttagaaataactttaCTGCGCTTCGACGAAATCGTCCATATAATTCTGTCAAATCACAGgtcataa
- the LOC120359590 gene encoding uncharacterized protein LOC120359590, whose product MSELEKLYYDPAHYAGFSAVENLTRAAKPNFTRNNVARWLESQDAYSLHRPLRRKFPRLHYNVTNIDDVWEGDLIEVRNLKSYNDGYSYILVIIDVLSKFVWVEPLRDKTSVCVTKAFQRVLARSKGRIPIYLQTDKGKEFVGRATQKFLEENNIRFRVTRNPDIKAAVVERFNRTLKERMWRYFTHKNTRRYIDVLQDIVRAYNHTRHSVTKMQPAVVTRENARIARENIIRRWKDVNKIKNAKYHAGDLVRVSRAKGTFEKGYEANWTEEIFRIHRVLEWRKPRVYELSDLTGEVIDGIFYEQELARIEKNLQEEEFIVDRVIRSKGRGANKQLLVSWRGYPSKFDSWIPASSLSNLRDDGNGPISHDSSEQ is encoded by the coding sequence ATGTcggaacttgaaaaattatactaCGATCCCGCGCATTACGCCGGCTTCTCAGCAGTGGAAAATCTGACACGTGCCGCTAAGCCGAATTTCACACGTAACAATGTCGCTCGCTGGCTGGAATCGCAAGATGCGTACTCGCTGCACCGTCCACTGCGCCGAAAGTTTCCTCGACTGCATTACAACGTAACAAATATCGACGATGTGTGGGAGGGCGATTTGATTGAGGTGCGAAatcttaaaagttataatgacGGATATTCTTATATTCTCGTGATTATCGATGTACTTAGTAAATTCGTTTGGGTGGAACCATTACGTGACAAAACGAGCGTATGCGTGACAAAAGCTTTTCAGCGTGTACTCGCGAGAAGCAAAGGACGAATACCTATATACTTGCAAACTGACAAGGGTAAAGAATTTGTCGGGCGTGCGACGCAAAAGTTTTTGGAAGAAAACAATATTCGTTTTAGAGTAACGCGCAATCCCGACATCAAAGCAGCCGTCGTCGAACGCTTTAACAGAACGTTAAAGGAACGAATGTGGCGatattttacgcataaaaaTACGCGTCGATATATCGATGTTTTGCAGGATATTGTGCGTGCGTACAATCACACTCGTCATTCGGTCACCAAAATGCAACCAGCGGTTGTAACGAGAGAAAATGCTCGTATCGCGCGTGAAAATATAATTCGACGGTGGAAAGAcgttaacaaaattaagaatgctaAATACCATGCTGGCGATCTCGTCCGCGTCAGTAGAGCGAAAGGCACCTTCGAGAAAGGATACGAGGCGAATTGGACCGAGGAGATATTTCGAATTCATCGTGTTCTTGAATGGCGAAAACCTCGTGTGTACGAATTAAGCGATTTAACGGGGGAGGTCATAGACGGGATCTTTTACGAACAAGAATTAGCTCGAATCGAGAAAAACCTGCAGGAGGAAGAATTTATTGTGGATCGCGTGATAAGGAGTAAAGGACGTGGTGCTAATAAGCAACTGCTAGTTAGCTGGCGCGGATATCCTAGCAAATTTGACTCTTGGATCCCAGCCTCGAGTTTATCGAATCTCCGAGATGACGGCAACGGACCAATTTCACATGATTCTTCCGAGCAATAG